Genomic DNA from Deinococcus aetherius:
CCGGGCGCACGGCGAGCGTCACCCCGGCGAGGTCGGTGTCGAAGGCGGTGAGGCTGGCGACGTTTTCGAGGACCTGATTCACGTCCACCCGGCGGGGCTGAGTGGGGGCCCGCTTCACCAGGGCACGCAGGTGGGCGATGATGCCCGCCGCCCGCTTGGCCTGGGTGACGGTGGCCTCCACCGACCTCTGCACCCGCGCCTCGTCGCGCTCCGGGTCGGCGAGCATCCGCAGGGCGGCCTGCCCGTGGCTCACGATGGCGGTGAGGGGCTGGTTGAGTTCGTGCGCCAGGCCCGCGCTCATCTCGCCCAGGGTGGAGAGGCGGGTGACGTGGGCGAGGGTCTGCTCGTGCTCGTGCCGCCGCCGCTCGCTCGCCTCCAGCGCCGCGACCACCCGCGCCCGGGCGGGCCCCACGTCGCGCAGCACGAGGACCCACCCGGCCCCCTCGCCGTCCTCGCCGCGCACCGGGGCCAGCGCCCCCTCCACCAGCCGCGCCCCCTCCCCAGTCACGAGGGTGATCCCCTCGGGCAGCTCGGCGGGTACGTTGCTTCCCCAGAAGCCCCCCGCCTCGAAGGGCCGCTGGTCGAGGGTGGCCCGGAAGTGCGCCACCTCGCGCAGGTCGCGCCCCTCCGCGAGCGCGTCCCCCAGCAGCGCGCGGGCGGCGGGGTTGGCGAGGCGGACCCGGTGCCCGGCGTCGGTGACCACCAGCGCCTCGCTGACGGCGTGGAAGGCAATCCGGGCGCGCGCCCGCTCCGCCTGGAGGGCCCGCTCGGCCTCCCGGGCGGCGGCGCGGGCCCGTTCGCGCCCCTCGGCGAGGCGCACCCACCCCCCGGAGGCCAGCGCGGCGAGGAGGGCGAAAAGCGCCACGCCTCCCAGCGGCAGCTCCGCCCAGCGCAGCGGGTGCTCGCCCTCGAAGACGAGGGGTTGCCCCCCGTCGCCGAGCACCTTGCGCACCCACAGCACCGGCAGCGGGCCGTCCGCCGGGCGGGCCGCCTGCCCGGCGAGGACCGCCCCGCTCCCCGGGCGGCGCAGCCGGAACGCCGAGGACAGGTCGGTGAAGTCCTCCTCTCGGAAGAGGCGCCGGGCGTCCACCCAGACGCGCACGTCCCCGCGCGTGAGGGCGTAGAGCGTCGGGGCCGCTGGGTGCCAGCGCAACCCCCCCGGGTCGGGGGAGAGCGGGCCCGTGGGGAGCGCCGCGCCGCCCGGGCCGAGGTCCACGCACTCCGGGCGACACCGCTGCACCCCCACGATTTGCGGGTACTGGGCCCGCATCGCCCCAGCGTACTCGTGCAAGGCGGCGTCCGCCACCCCCGCGCGGGTGAGGGCGGTCAGACTGGCGAGCACGGCTTCCTGCTGCTCGCTGCGCTGCGACAGCACCCGGTGCAGGATGCGCGCGCCCGTCTCGAACCGCGCCTGTACCCCTCGCGCCGACGTGACGAGCCAGGTAGTGCCCACGAGGAGTGTCACGAACCCCCACGCGAGCAGCGCGGCGCGGCGAAACGGCGTCATGCACCCATGATGGGTGCGCGACTTGGGAAGGTGTCAAGCCACCTCTTCCCCCGCGTGCCCCGCCTCCAACCGCCCTCCGGTCCCCTGGGCCACCCGACAGAGTAGGTATTTCGGCTGCCAGAACTTGGCCTGTCAGCTCGGTCAACGCCACGTTTCCAGGTCGTTCAACCCAGTTTCTTGTACAACGCTCCCGTGCAGGATTCGGCGAATCATTCAGGCGGTGACCCCCACGCTGGCGACGGGCAGGGAGCGGCACCGTCCCAAGCGGAGTGTGGGGCCGAGGTGGTCCTTCCTGCCCTGGGTTAGCGAGCCTGGAGGCTTAGCGTTTGTTTCCGCGCCACTGCTGGCGTCACCCCATCTACGACCGCATGGGCCTTCAGGCCCTGCGGAGATGGCTGATCAAGAACAGTGTGCCCGCCCAGCAACTGCACGCGGTGATGGAAGCCACCGGCGTGTATTGGGAGCGGTGCGCTCACTTCCTACACGAGCTAGGCTGCACGGTCAGCGTGGTCAACCCCGCCCAGATCAAGTTCTTCGCCCAAAGTTCGCTGCGACGCGGGAAGACTGACCGGATGGACGCGGACATCATCGCCCGCTATGGGGCGACGATGCGACCCAAGGCCTGGACGCCGCCCGCAGTCGAACTCGAAGCGCTGAAGCTGCTGGTCCACGAGCGGGAAGCCATCGTTAAGGAACTGGTGCAGGCCAAGAACCGGCGGCACTCCCTGAAACAGCGTCAGGAAGCCGACGTGCTGGTGGTGCAGCTCACAGAGGCGCGGATCGCGTTCCTGACCGGGCAAATCGAGACCCTGGACCGCGAACTGAGAGCACGGGTGGGCACCGTGCCCGATCTTGGGCGCCAGGTCGAGCTGCTACAAAGTCTGCCGGGCTTCGGGTTCCTGGTGTCGTTGACGGTGTTGGTGGAGACGAACGGGCTGAGCACGATGGAAACGAGCCGACAGTTGGCGGCATATGCGGGCGTATCGCCCGCCCCACACCAGTCGGGGGCAATGAACAAGCGGGGCAGGATTTCTAAGATCGGCAATCCTCGACTGCGCCGCATCGTCTACCTGGCGGCGGTGGCCGCAACCCGCACCCAGAGCAAAGAAAAGGCGTTCTATCAGCGGCTACGCGACCAGGGCAAGCCCGGAAAAGTGGCGGTGACGGCCCTTGCACGGAAGTTGTTGTGTGTGGGCTTTGCCGTTGTTCATTCGGGGCGGCCCTACGACCCCACGTACGCCAAGCCTGCAAAACAGGCCGCTTGACCGCGGCCTGCAAAGACAATATCTACTATCTCGGGCTTGTAGCGCGTGACCTCCGCTCGCAGGTCATCCCGCAACCACTGCGCGTCCTCTGGTAGGGAGGTGAACACCTGCTCGAGTTCAACGAACGCCTGACGCTCCAGGTCCAGGTACCGCTCAGGCGTCAGGGTGCCCGCCCGCCTCGACAGGAACAGTTCCGTGGTGATCTCGTCGAATCGCTGGTTCAGCATCGTCATGGCGTCACCTCCTGAGCGTGGCGTGGAGTTCCTGAACCATCTTATGCCCGACGGGATCGTGACGCACGAGTTCTGTTCGGAAGAAGGTGAACCCGGTCAGCGTCTCGCAGGAGTATTCCTGCCAGTCGAACCGTGCCCGGAGACTGACGGGGCTGACCTCCGGATGGCGGGCAGCGGCAAGGGCCAACTCGAAGGCGGGTGGATGCTGCTCCAGGAGGTGGTGCCCGAGTTCGTGCACGAAGCTCATCTGCATCGCTTCCTCCTTGGTGGTTCCCCAGGCCGAGACGGCGGCGACCCGGCCGATGGGTTCCGTCCTCCCGAAGGTCGCTCCTGCACGGGCTGTGTTCAGTTCGAGGGCGCGGGTGTCCGGGATGTACTGGCCTGTGGTGAAGCGTGAGGGGAGCGCGTGCAGGGCGAGGGCGGCCTGGGGGTGGTCGGTCAGGAAGTCGGTGAGGCGGGCTTGTGTCGCACCGCGCAGGATGAAACGGGCTTGCGTCAGGCTGACGTCCTCGACGTTGAGGTCGTCGACGTGCTTGCCTTCCTGGAACTGCTCGTAGTGGGCTTCTGGTTGGGGGTCGGTCATGGGGGAATACTGGCCGCAGTATCGGGCACGGATGTTCGGGGTTTTTCTTCTGGAGGTGGATCTTCATGCGTCTGGGCTGGAGGTGCTTGGGCTTGGGCAAGCGCGGGGACGGGGGAGGGCTTGATT
This window encodes:
- a CDS encoding IS110 family RNA-guided transposase; this encodes MFPRHCWRHPIYDRMGLQALRRWLIKNSVPAQQLHAVMEATGVYWERCAHFLHELGCTVSVVNPAQIKFFAQSSLRRGKTDRMDADIIARYGATMRPKAWTPPAVELEALKLLVHEREAIVKELVQAKNRRHSLKQRQEADVLVVQLTEARIAFLTGQIETLDRELRARVGTVPDLGRQVELLQSLPGFGFLVSLTVLVETNGLSTMETSRQLAAYAGVSPAPHQSGAMNKRGRISKIGNPRLRRIVYLAAVAATRTQSKEKAFYQRLRDQGKPGKVAVTALARKLLCVGFAVVHSGRPYDPTYAKPAKQAA
- a CDS encoding sensor histidine kinase, whose amino-acid sequence is MTPFRRAALLAWGFVTLLVGTTWLVTSARGVQARFETGARILHRVLSQRSEQQEAVLASLTALTRAGVADAALHEYAGAMRAQYPQIVGVQRCRPECVDLGPGGAALPTGPLSPDPGGLRWHPAAPTLYALTRGDVRVWVDARRLFREEDFTDLSSAFRLRRPGSGAVLAGQAARPADGPLPVLWVRKVLGDGGQPLVFEGEHPLRWAELPLGGVALFALLAALASGGWVRLAEGRERARAAAREAERALQAERARARIAFHAVSEALVVTDAGHRVRLANPAARALLGDALAEGRDLREVAHFRATLDQRPFEAGGFWGSNVPAELPEGITLVTGEGARLVEGALAPVRGEDGEGAGWVLVLRDVGPARARVVAALEASERRRHEHEQTLAHVTRLSTLGEMSAGLAHELNQPLTAIVSHGQAALRMLADPERDEARVQRSVEATVTQAKRAAGIIAHLRALVKRAPTQPRRVDVNQVLENVASLTAFDTDLAGVTLAVRPDSAPLIVWGDPVHLEQVLLNLVRNAVEATREAPGAEVCLEARRRGKDVRVEVRDTGPGLTETVRGRLFTPFTTTKPHGLGLGLSLSQTLVQGMGGDLRGEDGPGGGAVFTVTLPLAVGEAVHA